The DNA window cgttCTCGTCCTCGACGTCGTTGTACAGGTTCACGGCGGCATAGGACAGGTAGAGGTGGAACCTGGCGGTGACGCGCCCCGCAGCGAGCCGGGCTGCCGACGTTGCGAGGCGGACGGCGTCGCCGGCGCTGGACCGGCGGCGGACCGAGATGAGCACGTCGGGCATGTCGACGTCGTCGGCGTAGCCGCGCAGGACGCCGTCGACGAGGTTCCCGAAGCGCGAGACGCGGGGCGCCGCGTCGTCGTCGAAGGCGAGCCGCGGGAGGCGCATCCAGGCGACGCGCCACCGGCGAGAGAGCACGCAGGTGCGGACGGCCTCGACCAGCGGGAGCAGCATCAAGATCTGGAGGAGCAGGCTATCCGGAAGGTCGCTGATCCGGTCGTGATGACGACTTTCCTCATCTCCACCGCCGGACACGACCCTGGCGGCCGGGCACCTCGCCGCTACCGTCGAGAGCCATGGCAGATTGGTAATCTGGGGTTTCTTGGCGGCGGCTTGGCTTGCTGTTGGTTGTGCGGAGGTGAGGGACGCCGGCGCGCAAGGCTTTTGTAGCTGTCTAGGAGAGGCGGCGCCTACCAACGTCCAAGTGCGAACGCGCGTACAGCATCAGAAAGCCGTTGGCTTCATCGGGCACGTCGATGCATTTTGAAATGCGCAGCAGTTTCCcgaaaaaaaaatgaaatgcACGGCAGGGTTTGCCCTGTTGTACACCGCAGCTCTACATGCATACGTGTATCTCTCTCCGACCAATACGGGAAGAAGTAGGGGATAATGATTTGAGGTATCAATGGGAGCTCATCATCTGAAATTACATTTTTGCACTGCAATAATGAAGGAAGAATTCGGAGGAGAGATGATTGCTCGAGGCTTTTTGCTTTCTTTATGTAATAATTatcgtgtgtgtgtgtgtgtgtgtgttcttTGCCATAAATTTCATGGCCGCTAGCTTTAAACCTCAATGTCTGTGTATGTGATACATGGACTGATGGACAGCAGGTGAGCTTGACGATGTTCTTTTGCCTTACGCCAATAACTTTGCTCCATGTAGCACTACTTGGCCAGAGCTTCTTGACAGCCATGGCCTGACCCCAAAAGTACATGATCAGGGACTGTTCGGTCTGTTGGCTAATAACATTAACACGCCTTTCCTTAGTCGTGGCTTGGGTTTTTTTTAGTCATTCCTGTGTTTAATTACTGGTTCAATGCTGCTGTCTCACTTCCCAGCCTAGTTCCTATATATATTCTATGTGTGACATACACATTTCTGCACGCATGCTCAAGGTATGGGCCTGTTGTCAAGTTGCCTTGAGTAAGTAAAGAACTCAAATGCGAACGGGAACACGGGATACCGAAATGTGACTAAAGTCATATATAGCTAATTAATTTGGTGACCAAATTTTGGCTCGGATCGGATTCAAGGATTTTTGTTTGGCAATTTTTGTTATAAACCAAACACACCTGATGTTTTAGTGCAGCAAGGAAATGTTGTGCCCGGCAATCTTCAATTTGATTTCCTATCAGCCTATCAGGAATTGTTTGTCAAGTTCAAACCATAGTGCTAATGATTATGGAAATGCAATAGTATGCCAATTTTGAGACAATAAGACGGTAAGAAACCCTTTTGTGTTGCTGTGAAGATGAATTGCAAGACCTATACCGAAATACAATTTAGAAATGGCCAAAAGTTCTAAACTTGAATTTTTAGACCCCCAAAGTCACTGTTTCTTTCTTACACAAAGTACCTCTATCCTTGTAAAGGTTTATAAAAAAACAGTTGAAGATATCTTAATGGCGTGATGTGTAATCTTACTTCAAGAAAAAGAAAGCACCACCAATACTACAGAATTCAAAGCTAATCCTGAGAGTTTTCTTTTAAATGGAACAACAACGGGATTACATTCTTTATTATATTATCCACTAATGGCTGATGGTGTTCAGGTATCATAGGATTATGTACTCAGAGTGAAAATGAATTGCCAATGAATAATCACCGACTGAAAGTCCCTTACAACTTTGCACGAGTAAATAAAAATACCCAGACCTCATCAGCCATTTGCTAATAACAACTCTTAGTAATTGTTACCCAGTGAATATACAACTATAAATCATTGCTAAACTGACCGTATACCATTCTACTTTTTAATAAGAACTCTTTTAATAATGGCATATCTAGGTGTGAGTTCTAAACCAAATTATGCATGAAGGGGATGTTTTATTTAGTGCTGTTCTCCATGCAATCATTCATGTGGGAATTCCCTCCCCTGGCTATTCCTAAAAAATAAGGGCATATCCTAATACAATAAATTTTTAGCGTGCGTAGATGCACGACTGCACATTTGTTAAGCTCTAACCGTGCAGCTGGAATTTCTCGATCCAACAGTCCGAATGCTCCTTTTGGATTTCAGGCAAGTATTTGAATCCACGTCCTACCGGAGTCCAGTGTCCACCGGAATCCGCGTACAGCTATCAAACGAAAGCCACACGATTCCGAACCCCCAACCCCGGAATCCTGTGGAATTGAGGGAGGCCTCGGCGGACCCCGGCGCCACTCGTCTCGTCTCCCCTGTCTGGGCTGGCGGCTGCAGGTAAATCTCCACCagcctccccttcttcctcctcgccggcggcccAAACGTCTCCGGCGCTATTGTGGCTCACTCCCTCCTCGACCATCGGCTCCACTCCTCCAGCGAATCTTCCTACTCCTGTCCTAACCCTACCCGGAGCATGGGGCACACCGGCACGCCTCATCTTCCCGTACGCCGCCGCCCCCAGGTACCCGCTCCGGCAGCGCCGCCCTCCCCATTCCGCAGTTCCGGCCGCCGGTTTCTACATCCAACTTCAGGGCCCTTCTCTGTAGACGGACACACGCTTCTCCGCCtgcccgacgcgactttgtcttTGCTTTGTGCTGGATCCTCCGCTGTAGTGTTCAATCTTGGATTTCTTGGTTCTTGCAAATCTTGTGACTGCTGGGACTTGCTTACGTGCAGGGTGGAGTCCTCTGTTAGCCAAAGTGTCCAGTGGACAAGTAGATAGCACAAGCAAGATGCATTAAGGCCATCAGGTATATTGCAAGATCCATGTAGTAATGTGCTTGTTTCAAGTGTATAAAGTTCAGGCCAGAGGAAGGAAGCAAAAAGGAACATTGGCTTTGCGAATGCATTAGCTAGATTATACTTCCTCCCGAATGCTATCTTGTCATTCATTTCTAGCATTCAAAGCTTATAAATCAGGCTTTATCATACTTGACGAGTCTAATATGTTACTTGCCTTGCCTGATTTTAGCATGAGAGATCAGGTACCATGAGTGTGAGCAATGGTAAGAAGAAGTATAGAGGCTATCTTACTTGGACGGATGATATGGATCAAGCGCTCCTGGATGTTCTTGTTGAGCATCACAACAATGGGGATCACACAGCAAATGGGTGGAAGGCACATGTATACACTAAGGCAGTGAGAAATGTGCGGGACAAGTGCAACGTGGACATCACAAAGGATCATGTGATGTCAAGATGCAAGACGTTTGACAAGCACTGCAATGTCCTTGGCAGAATACTCACCCATGATGGATTTGAGTGGGATCAGGACAGGAACAAGCTTGTGATCCACAATGAGGATGCTTGGAGCAGATACATAGAGGTGGGATAAATGTGTTCATTTTTGGTAGTGTGTAGTGGAATAAGTTCGGGCATGTAGTTCAACTTTGATAGTTATTTTGCAGAAGAACAAAGCTGCTGCTTGCTATCAGCATAAAGTTATCAAGAACTGGAATGCAATAAGCCTAATATTCTCCAGAGATCATGCTGCAACAAGTGAAGATGTTAGTGCAGGTGCTGAGAATGGCCAAGAGGTGGCGATGAAGGTCGCCGAAGATGTTCGTGACCGTACTCCAAGTTCACCTTCAACATCTGGACCTAGCAGTCAGTACCGTCCTGAAGCACCCATGTTAAACCAATCAAACAAACAAGGCAGGGTGAAGAGGTTCAAAACAAAGGATGCACTCTTTTGCATGTCTGGTGACATCAAAAATTCGTTCCAAATATCTATGAATTCCAATGAGACTCAAGAGGAGCCAAAGAGTGCATGTCCTAAGGAAATCTTTGCAGCACTTCAAGTGATACCCAACTTAGCTCGTGATGATTTGCTAAGAGCCTATTGTATGCTCACAAACAGTGATCGAAAGTTTGAATGTCTTATGGCACTTCCAATGGACATGAGGAAGGATTGGTTGTTGATGGAGATTGGGAAGAAATGAAGCTCAGCCGATTTCTGTCCTTACACCAGATTTATTGTTAGGCTTGCTAGACTTGGAATCTGTATCTGCCAACTCTTCATTGCAATGTAGCTATCTATGTGTACATTCTGTTCAAGATATGTGCTACTGTCTTAATGTTTCTTTGTTATGTCCAGTGCACTAATTTTGTATGCTTACTGTATTTTTAATCAATATGTGTACCCTCTTAAATCCCCACGTTCCTGAGAACACACAATGTGTTCCAAGTTTTCATATGTACTATTAGAATGTCAGTACtcttttgtttattttattttgaagTCATCTTCATGACCTCGGTGTGCATTTTCTGTCTCGTTTTGGTTGAACAAAAAGTCTGCCGGCCCTTAGTGCTGTTAGGTGATGGAAACGGCTTAGTGGTCAAGGGTCTGGACGTGCAAACGCAGAGCAACTCGTCAAAACTCTGTGATTTCATTGTCTCGGTAATAAAATTTGGGGTCGCCTGTTAAAAAGATCACTATGATAAGGGCAAAGTCAATAAAGTGTTAGTTTTAAGGCAATAAAACTATAATACATTTCCTTTGTATTGCCCTACACAACGTCTACATCTAAATAAAATTTGGAAGAGCTGGAATTCTGGTTCCATTTTGCAATTCAATGTCTCAGCAAAATACTGGAATTTGTTTCCTATATCAAAGTCCTCGCTCCTTTCTGTCATGTATTTAGTCTCCTTTCAATtgcaaatgatcaagatgtaCATGTCTTCTCCTAAGTGATTAGGAAGAAAGATGAAGATATTGTGATTCTGTTTTCTTGCACAAGCAGAGTGTAGCAGTCAGCGTATGGTGCTTCACCTGATGAAAATACAACCATACGTCTCAGGAGAAGCAGTTATCCAATAAACTTGAGAAGATCTAAACAGCAAAATGCAAGATTCAGAGAAGTACTAACCTTATGTTGAAAAGTTTAATAAGATCAGCAGAAAGATTATGATTCCATCAGATGCAATCAGTAATTGTCTAATTGCCTATGCAACCCTCATGTGTTTCATGTATCTTAATGCCGACCGCAGCATTGCTCTCGCTTTTCGATCAGGGGCACATCCAGATGTGATCATTTCTTCATAGATAACAGGAACCTGTTAAATCATCAGCAAAACCACAAGGGTAAGAGTTCAGTTCATGCCTATTTCCCCACTGGAGCTTGCAGATTTACAACTACATAAATCATTCAGGAAATACAAATTTGTAACATTGAAGATAAGTAGATAACTAGTTGATTTACAACCATGTAAAAAGCAGCAGCT is part of the Panicum hallii strain FIL2 chromosome 2, PHallii_v3.1, whole genome shotgun sequence genome and encodes:
- the LOC112881697 gene encoding uncharacterized protein LOC112881697, encoding MSVSNGKKKYRGYLTWTDDMDQALLDVLVEHHNNGDHTANGWKAHVYTKAVRNVRDKCNVDITKDHVMSRCKTFDKHCNVLGRILTHDGFEWDQDRNKLVIHNEDAWSRYIEKNKAAACYQHKVIKNWNAISLIFSRDHAATSEDVSAGAENGQEVAMKVAEDVRDRTPSSPSTSGPSSQYRPEAPMLNQSNKQGRVKRFKTKDALFCMSGDIKNSFQISMNSNETQEEPKSACPKEIFAALQVIPNLARDDLLRAYCMLTNSDRKFECLMALPMDMRKDWLLMEIGKK